The following proteins are co-located in the Oncorhynchus clarkii lewisi isolate Uvic-CL-2024 chromosome 30, UVic_Ocla_1.0, whole genome shotgun sequence genome:
- the LOC139389840 gene encoding solute carrier family 2, facilitated glucose transporter member 8-like, with the protein MMEIQNNESRRLLDGEEETSVRSEQDEYLDKVKNGKLYLATFAAVLGPLSFGFVLGYSSPAIPELSTITDPRLQLDKEEASWFGSIVTIGAAIGGLLGGWMVDKIGRKLSLMFCSIPYIFGFTIIIAAQNVWMLYLGRVLTGLASGVTSLVVPLYISEMAHERVRGAMGSCVQLMVVTGIMGVYIAGLSLDWRWLAICCSIPPTLMMVFMCFMPETPRFLLSQGKRREAEEALQFLRGPDAPAEWECARIEDASDDQGGRFGMADLKDPGVYKPLGVGIMLMLFQQLTGINAIMFYAETIFEKAHFKNSNVATVVVAATQVVFTAVAALVMDRAGRKLLLILSGVFMCLSTAAFGVYFKLSSETHGNSSGLSLVESPLAQNPAADLSWLALSSMGFFITGFSLGWGPIPWLVMSEIFPTRVKGFASSVCVLTNWGSAFVITKTFQNLMDLLTSAGTFWLFSGCCALNIVFTIIFVPETKGKTLEQIQARFKGTPEQLSYNRPT; encoded by the exons atGATGGAAATCCAAAATAATGAGTCGAGACGATTGCTTGATGGAGAAGAAGAGACAAGCGTAAGGTCGGAGCAGGACGAATATCTTGA CAAGGTGAAGAATGGAAAGTTGTACCTTGCCACTTTTGCAGCAGTCCTTGGCCCCCTGAGTTTTGGGTTCGTGTTAGGGTACAGCTCCCCTGCCATCCCTGAACTAAGCACAATCACTGACCCAAGATTACAACTAGACAAAGAAGAGGCTTCCTGGTTTGGG TCTATCGTGACGATAGGAGCTGCTATAGGGGGTCTACTCGGAGGTTGGATGGTGGACAAGATCGGGAGGAAGCTGAGTCTTATGTTCTGCTCCATACCTTATATCTTTGGTTTTACTATCATCATTGCTGCTCAGAATGTCTGGATGCTGTATCTTGGAAGGGTCCTCACAGGACTGGCAAGTGGGGTTACATCTCTAGTGGTCCCA CTGTACATCTCAGAGATGGCCCATGAGCGTGTCCGTGGGGCAATGGGCTCCTGTGTTCAACTCATGGTGGTCACAGGAATCATGGGAGTATATATAGCAG GGCTGTCACTGGACTGGCGCTGGCTAGCGATCTGCTGCTCCATCCCTCCCACCCTGATGATGGTGTTcatgtgtttcatgcctgagacGCCCAGGTTCCTGCTCTCTCAGGGTAAACGGAGGGAAGCTGAGGAGGCACTGCAATTTCTGAGGGGGCCAGACGCCCCTGCAGAGTGGGAGTGTGCCCGCATCGAGGATGCTTCTGACGACCAG GGAGGTAGGTTTGGGATGGCTGATCTTAAGGATCCTGGAGTATACAAGCCCCTTGGAGTGGGCATCATGTTGATGCTCTTCCAGCAGCTCACCGGTATCAACGCCATCATGTTCTATGCTGAGACTATCTTTGAGAAGGCCCATTTTAAG AACAGCAATGTTGCtacggtagtagtagcagcaacccAGGTAGTATTCACTGCAGTAGCAGCATTGGTCATGGACCGCGCTGGAAGGAAgcttctcctcatcctctctg GAGTGTTTATGTGTCTAAGCACTGCTGCCTTTGGTGTCTACTTCAAGTTGTCCAGTGAAACCCATGGTAACTCCTCAGGACTCTCTCTAGTAGAGAGTCCCCTTGCCCAGAACCCTGCGGCTGATCTGTCATGGCTCGCACTGTCCAGCATGGGCTTCTTCATCACAG GGTTCTCTCTTGGTTGGGGTCCCATCCCCTGGCTGGTGATGTCAGAGATCTTTCCCACGCGAGTAAAGGGGTTTGCCAGCTCTGTTTGTGTCCTCACCAACTGGGGCTCTGCCTTCGTCATCACCAAGACCTTCCAGAACCTGATG GATCTCCTAACCAGTGCTGGAACCTTCTGGCTGTTCTCTGGGTGTTGTGCGCTCAACATAGTCTTCACCATCATCTTTGTCCCGGAAACCAAAGGCAAGACTCTGGAGCAGATCCAGGCACGTTTCAAAGGGACTCCAGAACAATTAAGCTACAATAGACCAACTTAA